One Lutzomyia longipalpis isolate SR_M1_2022 chromosome 4, ASM2433408v1 DNA segment encodes these proteins:
- the LOC129795368 gene encoding uncharacterized protein LOC129795368 isoform X1, which translates to MGTQRGTRHTFTSVDLAILFLIFSVTPGMCTNDRKGPGSTSTAGTPSSGRRCRSCPLNNLLMILGGKSFFLRRENNCESTSTSGLVVSPLTLFTKFLPTLTIMLKSELQLRMETIHPQQHIIDVILVDKHKKIIYILFDALNSQLGALQGFIKESLKNHVSDDGADWRSHGHAIKLKEEFSIVQEITRCQAELHQFQEIPFCDLCVRLNLREPPVNLFKSQINRNVRE; encoded by the exons ATGGGCACACAGAGAG GTACAAGGCACACATTCACATCCGTAGACCTTGCAATCCTCTTCCTCATCTTCTCCGTGACACCCGGAATGTGCACCAACGACCGGAAAGGCCCTGGGTCCACCTCCACAGCCGGAACACCGTCCTCCGGACGACGCTGTCGATCATGCCCACTCAATAATCTCCTGATGATCTTGGGTGGAAAATCGTTCTTCCTGAGGAGAGAAAACAATTGCGAGTCCACATCCACGTCAGGCTTAGTAGTGAGTCCCCTCACTCTCTTCACCAAGTTTCTTCCCACATTGACAATCATGTTGAAG AGTGAACTGCAACTTCGGATGGAAACTATTCACCCTCAACAGCATATCATCGACGTCATCCTCGTGGACAAACACAAGAAGATCATCTACATACTTTTTGACGCACTCAATTCTCAGCTGGGAGCCCTTCAGGGTTTCATCAAGGAGTCTCTGAAGAACCACGTCAGCGACGATGGGGCTGATTGGAGATCCCATGGCCACGCCATCAAGTTGAAGGAAGAATTCTCCATCGTACAGGAAATAACCCGATGTCAAGCAGAACTTCACCAATTTCAGGAAATCCCCTTTTGTGATCTTTGTGTGAGGCTCAATCTCCGAGAACCGCCTGTCAATCTCTTCAAGAGCCAAATCAACAGGAACGTTCGTGAATAA
- the LOC129795368 gene encoding uncharacterized protein LOC129795368 isoform X2, with product MCTNDRKGPGSTSTAGTPSSGRRCRSCPLNNLLMILGGKSFFLRRENNCESTSTSGLVVSPLTLFTKFLPTLTIMLKSELQLRMETIHPQQHIIDVILVDKHKKIIYILFDALNSQLGALQGFIKESLKNHVSDDGADWRSHGHAIKLKEEFSIVQEITRCQAELHQFQEIPFCDLCVRLNLREPPVNLFKSQINRNVRE from the exons ATGTGCACCAACGACCGGAAAGGCCCTGGGTCCACCTCCACAGCCGGAACACCGTCCTCCGGACGACGCTGTCGATCATGCCCACTCAATAATCTCCTGATGATCTTGGGTGGAAAATCGTTCTTCCTGAGGAGAGAAAACAATTGCGAGTCCACATCCACGTCAGGCTTAGTAGTGAGTCCCCTCACTCTCTTCACCAAGTTTCTTCCCACATTGACAATCATGTTGAAG AGTGAACTGCAACTTCGGATGGAAACTATTCACCCTCAACAGCATATCATCGACGTCATCCTCGTGGACAAACACAAGAAGATCATCTACATACTTTTTGACGCACTCAATTCTCAGCTGGGAGCCCTTCAGGGTTTCATCAAGGAGTCTCTGAAGAACCACGTCAGCGACGATGGGGCTGATTGGAGATCCCATGGCCACGCCATCAAGTTGAAGGAAGAATTCTCCATCGTACAGGAAATAACCCGATGTCAAGCAGAACTTCACCAATTTCAGGAAATCCCCTTTTGTGATCTTTGTGTGAGGCTCAATCTCCGAGAACCGCCTGTCAATCTCTTCAAGAGCCAAATCAACAGGAACGTTCGTGAATAA
- the LOC129795367 gene encoding uncharacterized protein LOC129795367 — protein sequence MAPNQRWNQKDSVRFRSSSETDAFRKRAGISGHRATEKTVRISGSRLCQVSANETEFSGRERLPGCQEGPLSAPHSVTLCVRGPPGGRCVAEDPPDQQMAVELSIGSALPAHGTMEESPRALRALHLKDSAKSPERNGFAMLKPPVELLLRSTTSCPEGSHESSSISSPSSASGDARRVVIWLFPLLWKGNGKRHPIHAIIPFRKIVIERRETPSLRDML from the exons ATGGCGCCCAACCAGCGGTGGAACCAG AAAGATTCAGTACGCTTTAGGAGTTCCTCAGAGACGGACGCCTTCCGGAAGCGAGCCGGAATTAGTGGTCACAGAGCCACAGAGAAGACAGTGAGGATAAGTGGCAGCAGATTGTGCCAAGTGTCCGCGAACGAGACGGAATTCAGCGGCAGGGAACGCCTCCCTGGATGTCAGGAAGGGCCCCTGAGTGCGCCCCACAGCGTCACCTTGTGTGTTAGAGGGCCTCCCGGAGGACGGTGTGTAGCTGAAGACCCTCCGGATCAGCAAATGGCCGTAGAGTTGTCAATTGGCTCTGCGCTGCCGGCCCATGGGACAATGGAGGAGTCGCCAAGAGCTCTTCGCGCTTTGCACCTCAAGGACTCTGCAAAGTCGCCGGAAAGGAATGGCTTCGCCATGCTGAAGCCACCAGTAGAGTTGCTTTTACGCTCTACCACATCCTGTCCCGAAGGAAGTCACGAGAGCTCGTCAATTAGCTCTCCTTCATCAGCGTCCGGAGACGCAAGAAGAGTTGTCATTTGGCTCTTCCCGTTGCTGTGGAAAGGAAATGGGAAAAGGCATCCCATACATGCAATCATCCCCTTCCGGAAGATCGTGATAGAACGACGAGAGACGCCGTCGCTGAGAGATATGCTGTAA